From a region of the Pectobacterium aquaticum genome:
- the erpA gene encoding iron-sulfur cluster insertion protein ErpA encodes MSDDIAALPLQFTDAAASKVKNLIADEENPELKLRVYITGGGCSGFQYGFTFDDQINDGDMTIEKQGVALVVDPMSLQYLVGGAVDYTEGLEGSRFIVTNPNAKSTCGCGSSFSV; translated from the coding sequence ATGAGCGATGATATAGCAGCACTGCCTCTGCAATTTACCGATGCGGCGGCAAGCAAGGTGAAAAACCTGATTGCTGATGAAGAAAACCCAGAGCTGAAACTGCGCGTGTATATCACGGGCGGCGGCTGTAGCGGTTTCCAGTATGGTTTTACCTTTGATGATCAAATCAACGACGGCGATATGACCATTGAGAAACAAGGTGTGGCGCTGGTAGTTGATCCGATGAGCCTGCAATATCTGGTTGGCGGTGCGGTGGATTATACCGAAGGGCTGGAAGGTTCTCGTTTCATCGTCACGAATCCGAATGCGAAATCCACCTGCGGCTGTGGTTCCTCTTTCAGCGTCTGA